CTTCTGTTCAGAATGACACAACGGAGTTGCGCATTTGTGACAAGGGAACCAGTCGCGCACGGCGCACTAGAACAACTTTCCCTTTGGCCAATATTTGGCGGTGTAGATGCCGCCGAATATGGTCATGACCACACCCCACCAAAGCGTCGGATGAACCGATTGCAGCCATGGCAGCAGGATTTCATTCGGAGGAGGGTTGTGATATTCAAGTATGCCCGTAACAACCAACACCACGCCGTAGGCGAGCATCAGGATGCCGCAGAAGAACCAGATTGACAGCTCGGCTGTCTCCACATCGTGTTTATCATTCATAATCCAGCTCCTACCACAACATCAGGTTCAGAATAAAGAAGACGGTGATGACCACAATGGCCCAGAACATCGGCTTCTGCCAAAGCGTCTTCGAGCCGTCGTGCGGAATCGGCGTGATGCCGTAGACCAGGCCGCCAAGCTGCTCGGCGGGGACCGGTTTGGTCATCAAGCTGACGATCACGGTGACGCCGACGCAGATCAGCCAGCACCATAGACCGCGATAGAGATTCTCGGCCATCGGCTTTGCATCGGCGCTGAGAGCGATATAGCGCAGCGCACCGGGATCGCTATGCGTCCAGATGAACATTCCGATGGAAGAGACAGTGCCTGCAAGCAATCCCCAGAAGCCGCCTGCGTGCGTTGCGCGCTTCCACAACATGCCGAGGATGACCGTGCCGAACAGCGGCGCAATGAAGAAGGTGAACAGCGCCTGAACGTAGTCCATGATGCTGTTCGCGTTCATGACCAGATAGGCGGTGGCGACGCTGACCAACATGCCGATGACGGTCGACCAGCGGCCCATCGCGACGTAGTGCTTGTCGCTGGCCTTCTTATTGATGAAGGCGCCGTAGATGTCGTAGGTCCATACCGTGGAGAAGGCGCTGACGTTGCCCGCCATGCCGCTCATAAATCCGGCGACCAGCGCTGTGATACCCAGCCCCATCAGACCCGGACCGCAGTAGCGGATCAGCATCAGCGGAAGCACGTCGTCGTAACTGTGTTGTCCTGTCACCTTGGCGACGCTCGCGGGAACGAGGTGCATCACGCTGCCATCGGGGTTTTTGAGTACAGCCAGCGCCAGCAGGCCGGGCACGATGACGATGAAGGGAACCGCCATCTTGAAGGCCGCTCCGATGATGGGAGCCATCTTGGCAGCGCGCAGATTATTGGCGCTCAGCACGCGCTGAACGACGAGGAAGTCCGTCGTCCAATAGCCGAAGCTGATGACGAAGCCCAGACCAAAGACGATGCCGGTCCAGTGCACGCCCATGGGATTGTCTTTGAAGTGGCCGAGCGTCGCCCACAGATGGGTGTAGTCGCTGCGGCCGATGTTGACGGCGATCTGTGCCTTGAGGTTGGTCCATCCACCTGCCTCGATCAGGCCAAGGATGGGAATCATCGCCGCGCCTGCCCAGATGAGGACGAACTGCAAGACCTCGTTGATGATGGCCGAGCGCAGGCCGCCGAGCATGACGTACAGAGCGACGGTGGCCGCGCCGACCCAGATGCTGAAGCTGATGTTCCAGCCGAGAACCGTCTGCATGACGACGGCCATGGCGTACATATTCACGCCGCTCATCAGGATGGTCATCACACCGAAGGAGATGGCGGAGAGGCCGCGAGCGGGTTCGCCGAAGCGCAGTTGCAGATAGCCCGGCACCGAATGCGTCTTCGAGATGTAGTAGAACGGCATCATCACGATGCCGAGAAAGAGCATCGCGGGAATCGCGCCGATCCAGTACCAGTGCGTCGCCAGAATGCCGTACTGGTAGGCTGCGCCCGCCCATCCCATCAACTCAAGCGATCCCAGGTTTGCGGAGACGAAGCTCAGACCCGCGATCCATGCCGTCATCTCGCGCCCGGCCAGGAAGAAGTCTTCGCTGGTGTTCGCTTTGCCTTTGGCATAGAAGCCGATGAATACGACCAGCGCGAAGTACAACGCCAGAATCAGAATATCTACCGGGGCAAGTTTGGTCATTTGCCCCTTCATCATCAGCAGAGCAGCAAAAGCCTGCATCAGTCAAAGCCCCAGGCGAACGGCCCATGCCCACAGGCAGGGAGGCGTCCGCACCCTCTCGATCAAAGCTGTTTGTATCTGGCGGAGCCATGCGGAAGGACTTCACGGCAGTGGAAAAAACCGCCAGAAAGCGTATTCCGATAATTTCCGTTCGTTGCCACTATACAGGATTCACTTCTCAATCAGCCAGTAAATAATTCGGGCAGGACTGCGCGGTTTCTATTAGTAAATCGTTTTAGGTTCCGCTGCCTGCGCCGCCGTCAGCGGTGTCTGCCATCTTGCCTCTATAGCTTCCTGCAACTCAAAGGCGCGGGAGGGAATCTATTGAAAGATGAGCGCGCTCACTGCTCATGGAGACAAAATATGCAGATTCGCAAAACAGGCACTCTTCTTCTTGCAGGCATCCTGACACTTGGTATGTCATCGACCTTTGCTTTTTCACAGGACGGGGCCAAGCAGGACATGAAACACGCCGGTACAGAGACCAAAGACGCCGCTAAAGATACCGGACACGGTATCTCGACCGGAACGCAGAAGGCCTATCACAAGACGTCGGAGGGCACGGAGAAGGCCTACGATAAGACTAAACATGGAACGAAGAAGGCTTATCACAAGACGACCAAGGGAACGAAGCACGTCGTTCACAAGGTAGAAGGCCACCCCGACAGTCCGCAGTAGTCCTTTGATTGGGAAGAGCGGAGATTATTCTGCAAGAGCTGCCGTGTGTGTCTGTCCCCACAGCGCTTCGGCAGCCAGGCAGACCAGCGCCACCCAGTAAAGGTCCGCGCCCAGCAGATGAACGATCTGTATCCACGTAGGGGCCAACAGCAGGACGTCGGCGATGCCGAGGACGAACTGCAGCCCCAGTAGCGCCGCTACAGTCCAGGCGAGCTGCGAGCGCAGCTTCCATACCAGCCACATCACACAGCAGAAGCCGGCGACTGCCGCTGCTGGATGCACCCAGCGCATCCGAACCAACAGCGGGGAGTTGGCTGCGAAGTCCGACGCGAAGCCTGCAAGCAGGCTCGGAGATGGGAAGAGTGTGTCGGCGAGTGCTGCCACCGCTCCGGTGGCTCCAGTGGCGATGGTCGCGATGATTGCTATCCAGGCAGGTGCGGCCAGACTTTTATTCGAGTGAGCAGAGGTAGTGGAGGAGAGGGACCGAGCGCCCAGCCACCAGGCCGTCAAGGCAAGCGATCCTAAGAACATCAGGGTATTGGTGAAGTGGATCGACTGCATGATGACGCGTGCGGTCGAGATGTTGTTCTGAACGTATCCGCCGAGTACCAACACCGCTCCCAGCAGGGCCTCGGTCACCAGAAAGATTGCGGATGCTACGGCTGCTCGGCGCGCCCGGTGCCCGCGCTTGGTGGCATAGAACGTCCATGCCACAAGTCCGATCACGAGGATGGTGCTGATGCCGGACATCGAGCGATGGGCAAACTCAATGATCGTAGCTAGTCGCGGATGATGCGGAACGAAGTCGCCGTTGCAGAGCGGCCAGTTGTCGCCGCATCCCGCTCCCGATCCGGAGGTCCGCACGATTGCGCCCCAGAGGATGACGAGGATGTTATAGGCGACCACTGCCCAGGCATAACGCACCAGCGCCTTGGGAGTTCGCTTCATCGTCTCAGCCGAAACCGTTGCCATGTTTTTATTCTACGCAGCGCAAAAATATCGGTCGATATTCGTCAAGTGAGCCATCGACCGATATTCGTTTAGCCCTTGGCTAGTTCTTTAGCGCGCTGTGTCGCCCGCTTCACGGCTTTGATCAACGTGACGCGCAAGCCGCCCTCTTCGAGCTCGAGAATGCCGTCGACCGTGCAGCCCGCGGGAGTGGTTACGGCGTCTTTGAGCAGCGCCGGATGGTATCCGGTCTCCAACACCATCCTTGCGGAGCCGAGCGTCGTCTGCGCGGCGAGCAGCGTAGCGACATCGCGCGGCAGCCCGACGTTCACGCCTGCCTCTGCGAGCGCTTCGATGATGATGTACAGAAATGCCGGGCCTGAGCCGGAGAGTCCCGTCACAGCGTCCATGTGCTTTTCGTCGACGACGACGGTGCGCCCAACGGTCTGAAAGATGCGCTGCGCGATGGCCATCTGCTCTTCTGAGACGAAGCGGCCGCCGCACAACGCGGTGACTCCGGCAGCCAGCATCGCCGGTGTGTTCGGCATGGCGCGAATGACGCCGAGATCGTGGCCGGCAGCGGCTTCGATGCTGCGTGTCGTCACCGAAGCCGCGAAGGAGAGCACGAGCTTGTCCGGCGAGAGTGCGGATTTAATCTGCTCAATCACGCCCGGCACCTGAATCGGCTTGACGCCGAGCAGGATGACATCGGCTTGTTGCGCCGCGGCCAGATTGTCCGTCGTGACTTCGACGCCGAACTGTGCCGACAGTGCCTGTGCGCGATCCGGATGGTGCACCGTAGCGAAGATCTGGTCCGGCGAGACCAGATTGTTCTTGAGAAAGGCCTGCAACAGAATGCCGCCCATCTTGCCCGTGCCAAGAATCGCTACGCGCAGCCCAGGCATTACCGGGACCGGCGCCACCACTTCATACGTTTCGTCGCTCATATAGAAAGGCTAACAGAGTGTTTAAAATCAATTAGCTACTTTTTTCTGCGCGGCGATCCAGTCGTTGACGCGCTGATCGAGCACGTCCATCGGCAGCGCGCCCGAGTCGAGCACCTCATCGTGGAAGGCCTTGATGTCGAACTTCGACCCCAGCGCGGTCTTGGCGCGGTCGCGCAGCTCCAGAATCTTCAACTGCCCCATCTTGTAGCCGAGCGCCTGTCCCGGCCATGCGATGTAGCGATCGACCTCGGCCTGAATGTTGGTGTCGTCCATCGCCGTGTGCTCGTGGAAGTAGTCGATCATCTGCTGCCGCGTCCAGTGCTGCGAGTGGACGCCGGTATCGACGACCAGGCGTATCGCACGCCAGATGTCGGCTTCCAGCCGACCGTAGTCGCTGTAGGGGTCCTGATAGAAGCCGATCTCTTTGCCCAGCCGCTCGCTGTAAAGCGCCCAGCCTTCGGTGTAAGCCGTGTAGTAATTCTGTTTGCGGAACTCGGGCAGGCCGGTCAACTCCTGCGCGATGGAGATTTGCAGGTGATGGCCGGGGATGCCTTCGTGATAGGCAACGGCCTCGACTCCGGCCAGCGACCGCTCCGCGAAGTTATAGGTGTTCACATCAACCTTGCCCGGACGCTTTCCATCCGCGCTACCCTGATCGTAGAAGGCCTCTGCCTGATCCTTGGCGATGTACGAAGGCATCTCCACGACCTCGAGCTTCGCCTTCGGCAGTGTGCCGAAGAGCTCGGGCAGCTTGGGCTGCATCTGTGCGATATATCCCTTGTAAGCGTCGATGAGCTGTTCCTTCGAGGTCGGATGCTCTTTGGGATTCGTCTTCAGCGCTGCGTTGAAGCTCTTCAGATCGGCGAAGCCCAACTTGTGCACGATGGCCAGCATCTCAGTCTCGTCGCGCTTCACCTCGTCGAGGCCGATCTGATGAATCTCGGCTGCGGACTTGTTCAGCGTTGTGCTCTGGCGGATGCGAAAGGCATAGTACGCATCGCCATCGGGCAGCGCCCACACGCCAGGATCCTTGCGTCCCTTCGGAACGTAGTCCACCTTCATGAACTTCGCGAACCGTTGGTACGAAGGCAGAACGTCAGTGGCGATGGCGTTTAGCAACTCGCCGGAGATGCGCTTCTGTTCGGTTGCGTCAACGGTCTTGGGAAACTTCTTGAGCGGCAGGGCAAAGGGGCTGTCTTCCGGCTTCTGATCTGCCAGCGTCTGCACTTGCACCAATACTTTTTCAAGCAGATACTCAGGCGGCATGCGACCCTCGTCGATGCCCATCTGCATGTTCGTCGTAATCTGCGAGAACGCCGTTGGCACCTTGTGCAGGCGCGAGATGTAGTCGTCGTAGTCCTTCACCGTGTCGAACGGCAGGTCGTTCGGCATCTGTGCAAGATCGGTGTGGAAGCCGCTGAACTGGTTGACCGGCATCTCCCACTCTTTAAATTTTGCGGCTTCCTGGTCGTCGATCAGCGAGCGCATCATCAGCTCTGCCGATAGCTTTTCCTGATCGGGCAGGCCAGTTGTGTCGATCATCCCCAGTCGCTCGATGTATCCGCGTCCACGCGCCAGCGAAGCATTGATGGCCTGCACAGAGTAGTCCGTAAGCTGGTCGTTGTAGCGCTTGTCGCCGAGGTAAGAGGCGTACTCGGGCGAGTGCTTCAGCTTGTCCTGCCAGATCTCATCGAACAGGGCGTTCAGGGCTTTGCTGCGGTCTGCGACGGATGCGTTGGCAGCCATGGGCGTCGGCAGTGGAGCAATCTGCGCGCGCGTCGGAACTGCGTTGATGCAGCACATCAGGGCCAAACCGCCGGCCAGTGAAAGCGAAGTCTTCATCATGAACATCCCCAGAGTATTTTTTGGTGCGAATGGGAACAGAGCAGCCACTAGCGGTCGCGGGTGGTGACGAAGCCGGGCACCCAGAGCAGGGCGCGCTTGGCTTCGGAGTCGGGCAGGTCGGCGACGCTGAGCCGAGCGGCTTCGGCGTAGGCGCAGGCGGTGTCCATTGCGTACTCGATGGAGCCGTGGCGGTGAAGGATCTCGAGGATCTGCGGGTGCGAGACGTGCTCGAAGCTGCGGTCGGACAGTACGGTGCGAATGGCTTCGCGGTCGGCTCCGGTTCCGCGCTCGAGCGCGTGGATGACGGCGAGTGTGGCTTTTCCTTCGCGCAGGTCGGAGGCTACGGGCTTGCCGAGAACGTCTTCCGCAGCGGTGAGGTCGAGGACGTCGTCGACGATCTGGAAGGCGAGGCCGAGGTTGCGTCCGTATTCGCCCATCTGAGATTCGACATCGGTATTCGCGTGAGTGATTGCGGCACCGAGTTGCATGGAGACCTTGAAGAGGAAGGCCGTCTTGCGGAAGATGAGGTCGAAGTACTCTTCTTCGTTGATCAGGTGGCCGAGCTTTTCGATCTGCAACAGTTCGCCTTCGACCATCTGCTGCGTGAGCGAGATGAGGAGGTCGAGG
This region of Edaphobacter dinghuensis genomic DNA includes:
- a CDS encoding sodium:solute symporter family protein, whose protein sequence is MTKLAPVDILILALYFALVVFIGFYAKGKANTSEDFFLAGREMTAWIAGLSFVSANLGSLELMGWAGAAYQYGILATHWYWIGAIPAMLFLGIVMMPFYYISKTHSVPGYLQLRFGEPARGLSAISFGVMTILMSGVNMYAMAVVMQTVLGWNISFSIWVGAATVALYVMLGGLRSAIINEVLQFVLIWAGAAMIPILGLIEAGGWTNLKAQIAVNIGRSDYTHLWATLGHFKDNPMGVHWTGIVFGLGFVISFGYWTTDFLVVQRVLSANNLRAAKMAPIIGAAFKMAVPFIVIVPGLLALAVLKNPDGSVMHLVPASVAKVTGQHSYDDVLPLMLIRYCGPGLMGLGITALVAGFMSGMAGNVSAFSTVWTYDIYGAFINKKASDKHYVAMGRWSTVIGMLVSVATAYLVMNANSIMDYVQALFTFFIAPLFGTVILGMLWKRATHAGGFWGLLAGTVSSIGMFIWTHSDPGALRYIALSADAKPMAENLYRGLWCWLICVGVTVIVSLMTKPVPAEQLGGLVYGITPIPHDGSKTLWQKPMFWAIVVITVFFILNLMLW
- a CDS encoding COX15/CtaA family protein yields the protein MATVSAETMKRTPKALVRYAWAVVAYNILVILWGAIVRTSGSGAGCGDNWPLCNGDFVPHHPRLATIIEFAHRSMSGISTILVIGLVAWTFYATKRGHRARRAAVASAIFLVTEALLGAVLVLGGYVQNNISTARVIMQSIHFTNTLMFLGSLALTAWWLGARSLSSTTSAHSNKSLAAPAWIAIIATIATGATGAVAALADTLFPSPSLLAGFASDFAANSPLLVRMRWVHPAAAVAGFCCVMWLVWKLRSQLAWTVAALLGLQFVLGIADVLLLAPTWIQIVHLLGADLYWVALVCLAAEALWGQTHTAALAE
- the proC gene encoding pyrroline-5-carboxylate reductase gives rise to the protein MSDETYEVVAPVPVMPGLRVAILGTGKMGGILLQAFLKNNLVSPDQIFATVHHPDRAQALSAQFGVEVTTDNLAAAQQADVILLGVKPIQVPGVIEQIKSALSPDKLVLSFAASVTTRSIEAAAGHDLGVIRAMPNTPAMLAAGVTALCGGRFVSEEQMAIAQRIFQTVGRTVVVDEKHMDAVTGLSGSGPAFLYIIIEALAEAGVNVGLPRDVATLLAAQTTLGSARMVLETGYHPALLKDAVTTPAGCTVDGILELEEGGLRVTLIKAVKRATQRAKELAKG
- a CDS encoding DUF885 domain-containing protein; translation: MMKTSLSLAGGLALMCCINAVPTRAQIAPLPTPMAANASVADRSKALNALFDEIWQDKLKHSPEYASYLGDKRYNDQLTDYSVQAINASLARGRGYIERLGMIDTTGLPDQEKLSAELMMRSLIDDQEAAKFKEWEMPVNQFSGFHTDLAQMPNDLPFDTVKDYDDYISRLHKVPTAFSQITTNMQMGIDEGRMPPEYLLEKVLVQVQTLADQKPEDSPFALPLKKFPKTVDATEQKRISGELLNAIATDVLPSYQRFAKFMKVDYVPKGRKDPGVWALPDGDAYYAFRIRQSTTLNKSAAEIHQIGLDEVKRDETEMLAIVHKLGFADLKSFNAALKTNPKEHPTSKEQLIDAYKGYIAQMQPKLPELFGTLPKAKLEVVEMPSYIAKDQAEAFYDQGSADGKRPGKVDVNTYNFAERSLAGVEAVAYHEGIPGHHLQISIAQELTGLPEFRKQNYYTAYTEGWALYSERLGKEIGFYQDPYSDYGRLEADIWRAIRLVVDTGVHSQHWTRQQMIDYFHEHTAMDDTNIQAEVDRYIAWPGQALGYKMGQLKILELRDRAKTALGSKFDIKAFHDEVLDSGALPMDVLDQRVNDWIAAQKKVAN
- a CDS encoding polyprenyl synthetase family protein, with protein sequence MSTLSIATAAEVFDLLRDDLAAIEREFAKQSASRVDVITDIAQYLIAGGGKRIRPLLLLLSAKALGCDSHSRIRLGAVVEMLHTATLVHDDIIDEADTRRGRPSSNTTWGNSKCVLAGDWLYMQSFATALEERNFHVLDLLISLTQQMVEGELLQIEKLGHLINEEEYFDLIFRKTAFLFKVSMQLGAAITHANTDVESQMGEYGRNLGLAFQIVDDVLDLTAAEDVLGKPVASDLREGKATLAVIHALERGTGADREAIRTVLSDRSFEHVSHPQILEILHRHGSIEYAMDTACAYAEAARLSVADLPDSEAKRALLWVPGFVTTRDR